The following proteins are encoded in a genomic region of Polynucleobacter paludilacus:
- a CDS encoding MAPEG family protein translates to MHAYLYTAFITLLTVALLFGVTFNVGRARGKYQIKAPATTGHEMFERAYRIQLNTIENVLMFLPALWLYAIFIGDKGAGDSGMIWLVSRIWYAIAYQTNPAKRGYGFLISLLVIAGLWLGAAYGICGAYFKV, encoded by the coding sequence ATGCACGCTTATCTCTACACTGCATTCATTACTCTTTTAACTGTGGCTTTATTGTTTGGCGTTACTTTTAATGTGGGTCGAGCACGCGGTAAATACCAAATTAAAGCTCCCGCCACCACTGGTCATGAGATGTTTGAGCGAGCCTACCGTATTCAGCTCAACACCATTGAAAATGTGCTTATGTTTTTGCCTGCGCTATGGCTATACGCCATTTTCATTGGCGATAAGGGTGCAGGAGATTCTGGCATGATTTGGTTGGTGAGTCGCATTTGGTATGCAATCGCCTATCAAACGAATCCTGCCAAGCGAGGCTATGGCTTTCTGATTTCGCTCTTGGTGATTGCCGGGCTATGGTTGGGTGCTGCTTATGGCATCTGCGGGGCATACTTCAAAGTCTAG
- a CDS encoding HNH endonuclease, giving the protein MLGKIRKKMIAVDLGPIKKVETFVCPVCERAIPKTQMDAHHLIPKSKGGKATEYLHRICHRQIHALFSETELARALNTAEAIREHPDMQNFIKWVKSKPDGFYQRTSKSDRIRKLT; this is encoded by the coding sequence ATGCTCGGCAAGATTCGTAAAAAAATGATCGCAGTTGATCTTGGCCCTATTAAAAAGGTCGAAACCTTCGTTTGCCCTGTTTGTGAAAGAGCAATCCCAAAGACCCAGATGGATGCCCATCACCTCATTCCCAAATCCAAAGGAGGTAAAGCAACTGAGTATCTGCATCGCATCTGCCATCGGCAAATACACGCCCTCTTTAGTGAAACAGAATTGGCTAGAGCGCTTAATACCGCTGAAGCTATCAGAGAACATCCCGATATGCAGAATTTTATTAAGTGGGTTAAGAGTAAGCCAGATGGCTTTTATCAAAGAACCTCAAAAAGCGACCGAATCAGAAAGTTGACCTAA
- a CDS encoding DUF4239 domain-containing protein, translated as MNLDLNLPLNLPLLRLLLGLSDLGLRLALVVLVLSVCFVFYYLFQVIFQRYLFNRDHSAYAGYIYNAMGVVFSLVFAFITVLVWQNYNSVNDAVTKEASNLNNIYRLYSAFPPEIDKAGKANIRDYTHSIIEEDWPLLSKDQFSIDSYQKFLKIEGNIIRYQPKTAGEINAHQQMLRLITDSAELRRSRVYNAKFALDPPAWVGLVSSALVFLFFSCLFEMKSREIHSVLILFLGLTIVGVLYFLVLYIHPFLGPMAIQPTPFQNLLNVTWAFP; from the coding sequence ATGAACCTAGATCTCAATCTTCCCTTAAATTTGCCCCTCTTGCGCCTCTTGCTGGGCTTATCCGACCTTGGCCTCAGGCTAGCTTTAGTAGTGCTGGTGCTTTCTGTTTGTTTTGTGTTTTATTACCTATTTCAGGTTATTTTCCAAAGATATTTATTTAATCGGGATCACTCTGCCTACGCTGGCTATATCTATAACGCCATGGGCGTAGTGTTTAGTCTTGTCTTTGCATTCATTACTGTGCTGGTTTGGCAAAACTACAACAGCGTAAATGATGCCGTCACTAAAGAAGCAAGTAATTTAAATAATATTTATCGCCTGTACTCGGCATTTCCGCCTGAGATTGATAAGGCTGGTAAAGCTAATATTCGTGACTACACACACTCAATCATAGAGGAAGATTGGCCCCTCTTAAGCAAAGATCAATTTAGCATTGATAGTTATCAGAAGTTCCTGAAAATTGAGGGCAATATTATTCGCTATCAGCCTAAGACTGCTGGAGAAATTAATGCCCACCAACAGATGCTGCGCTTGATCACCGATTCTGCTGAGTTACGGAGAAGCCGTGTGTACAACGCCAAGTTCGCATTAGATCCTCCAGCATGGGTAGGCTTAGTAAGTAGCGCTCTTGTCTTTCTGTTTTTCTCCTGCTTATTTGAAATGAAGTCTCGAGAAATTCATTCAGTACTCATTCTATTTTTGGGGCTCACGATTGTTGGCGTCTTGTACTTTTTAGTTCTGTACATTCATCCATTCTTAGGGCCAATGGCGATACAGCCAACCCCCTTCCAAAACTTGCTGAACGTGACATGGGCATTTCCCTAG
- a CDS encoding haloacid dehalogenase type II, protein MNTTPKVLAFDVFGTVVDWHGSIAAEVKRIGLDADPDAFATAWRDGYRPAMARVRSGELPWTKIDDLHRLILDDVLKEFEITHLTEAEKRHLNLVWHRLIPWDDTIAGLLRLKNQFTLVTLSNGNLGLLANMAKNAGLPWDLILSAEVFRHYKPDPETYLGVATIFDLAPEEVMLVAAHKDDLLSAGKCGLQTAFVERPLEFGKQMQRDDLAVEAFTTYHAKNFLDLADQLGC, encoded by the coding sequence ATGAATACCACCCCTAAAGTCCTTGCTTTTGATGTTTTCGGAACTGTTGTTGACTGGCATGGCTCAATTGCAGCTGAAGTCAAACGCATTGGTCTTGATGCTGACCCCGATGCTTTCGCTACCGCCTGGAGAGATGGCTACCGCCCTGCTATGGCTAGAGTACGATCAGGTGAGCTGCCCTGGACCAAGATTGATGATTTGCATCGCCTGATCTTGGATGATGTCTTAAAGGAGTTTGAGATCACCCACCTGACTGAAGCAGAAAAGCGACATCTCAATCTGGTTTGGCATCGTCTGATACCCTGGGACGACACCATCGCCGGCCTCTTACGTCTAAAGAATCAATTCACTTTAGTAACCCTCTCCAACGGCAACTTGGGTTTACTGGCCAATATGGCAAAGAATGCAGGACTGCCTTGGGATTTAATCTTGTCTGCTGAGGTTTTCCGCCACTACAAACCCGATCCCGAAACCTATCTTGGTGTCGCTACTATTTTTGATCTTGCTCCAGAAGAAGTCATGTTGGTAGCAGCGCACAAAGATGATTTACTATCTGCCGGCAAATGTGGCTTACAAACCGCTTTTGTTGAAAGACCGCTGGAGTTTGGGAAACAGATGCAACGCGATGATCTCGCTGTAGAGGCCTTTACAACATATCACGCCAAGAACTTCTTAGATCTAGCGGATCAGTTAGGTTGTTAG
- a CDS encoding DUF2452 domain-containing protein, which yields MRIEDTDPARHAAIEYPMEVGAPVFAPIKVVEEKDKAVNVARQNAKLEYDRIMEQAEVLMKQARALQARLDATEMVHCAKFGFNPIHGKTYYLYYDGRNAVNMLIQNAPNNWSCGIPDNWSYLMAVKKLGDSTWAIVEEEQ from the coding sequence ATGAGAATAGAAGATACCGACCCAGCAAGACACGCTGCCATCGAATACCCCATGGAAGTGGGGGCACCTGTCTTTGCTCCGATCAAGGTAGTTGAGGAGAAAGATAAGGCAGTTAATGTCGCTCGGCAAAATGCCAAGCTCGAGTATGACCGCATCATGGAGCAGGCAGAGGTATTAATGAAGCAGGCGCGAGCCTTGCAAGCTAGGCTAGATGCCACTGAAATGGTTCACTGTGCCAAGTTTGGTTTTAATCCCATTCATGGCAAAACCTACTACCTTTATTACGATGGCCGTAACGCAGTCAATATGCTGATTCAGAATGCGCCCAATAATTGGAGTTGCGGTATTCCGGATAACTGGTCTTATTTGATGGCAGTCAAAAAGTTGGGTGACAGTACCTGGGCTATTGTTGAAGAAGAGCAATAA
- a CDS encoding DUF2244 domain-containing protein, with the protein MKTWRMQRNCALTPKQLFQFYAVLVFFSLLVGIGFLLAGVWVIMIFTCIELCALTLGFLIYARHALDYEEIQINGTVLKITKFIGSKTKTYELNSRWTQVFLPRDKPKIFVLSSENQNIELGQFVRQDQMPQIIAEIKSCLG; encoded by the coding sequence ATGAAAACCTGGCGAATGCAGCGTAACTGCGCACTGACACCGAAACAGCTCTTTCAGTTTTATGCTGTGCTGGTATTTTTCTCACTACTAGTGGGGATAGGATTTTTGCTCGCAGGTGTCTGGGTGATCATGATCTTTACCTGTATTGAGTTGTGTGCACTGACACTGGGTTTTTTAATCTACGCGCGCCATGCCCTCGACTATGAAGAGATTCAGATCAATGGTACGGTTCTGAAGATCACTAAATTCATTGGTAGCAAGACAAAGACATACGAACTCAATAGTCGTTGGACCCAAGTATTTCTACCTAGGGATAAGCCCAAAATCTTTGTACTAAGCTCTGAGAACCAAAATATTGAACTAGGACAGTTTGTCAGACAGGATCAGATGCCTCAAATCATCGCAGAAATTAAATCCTGCCTAGGTTAA
- a CDS encoding cryptochrome/photolyase family protein — translation MKKSNKKLVLILGDQLDLNGAALQGFDPQHDQIIMVESENEASYVWSHKAKIALFLSAMRHFAQNLKDQNYPLTYYSESPHTITEVLREHLTKHQIQHLVCVEPGEWRLKEAIQDLATELKIQLEIREDTHFFCTHAEFREWVSNKKELRLEYFYRLMRKKYSILVDADGNPEGGQWNFDQDNRKPYPKKGPGITDAPAEFKPDAITQEVIKYVNQTYPEHPGSLEQFHWPVSREQALKALDYFVEYRLRNFGIFQDAMWTDTPFGWHSLLSSALNLKLLNPREVIEAVLKAWKKYALDLSTIEGFIRQILGWREFVRGMYYLDMPQMAQDNFYDHQRSLPKWYWTGDTQMHCMRDAIGQTMEYGYAHHIQRLMVTGNFGLLAEILPAAVCDWYLAVYVDAIEWVELPNTAGMALFANGGRFTSKPYIASGAYIKRMSNYCGSCKYKPDVRFGETACPVTNLYWNFLIKHRQQFDGNPRTRLMTANLNKISPEDQKQITLHADHILNHLDDL, via the coding sequence TTGAAGAAGAGCAATAAGAAACTCGTTCTCATTCTTGGGGATCAACTCGATTTAAACGGAGCAGCCCTACAAGGATTTGATCCACAGCATGATCAAATCATCATGGTGGAGTCAGAGAATGAGGCCAGCTATGTTTGGTCCCATAAAGCCAAAATCGCTTTATTTTTATCTGCGATGCGGCACTTTGCGCAAAATCTCAAAGATCAAAATTACCCCCTTACATATTATTCAGAATCTCCCCATACAATCACAGAGGTATTGCGAGAGCATCTGACCAAACACCAGATTCAACATTTGGTATGCGTTGAGCCTGGCGAATGGCGTCTCAAAGAAGCCATTCAAGATTTGGCAACGGAACTCAAGATCCAGTTAGAAATCCGAGAGGATACGCATTTCTTTTGTACTCATGCGGAGTTTCGTGAGTGGGTTTCGAATAAAAAAGAATTGCGTCTGGAATACTTCTATCGCTTGATGCGTAAAAAGTATTCCATCTTGGTAGATGCGGATGGTAATCCTGAGGGTGGGCAGTGGAATTTTGATCAGGATAACCGCAAGCCCTACCCCAAAAAGGGCCCAGGTATTACTGATGCCCCTGCTGAATTTAAACCCGATGCGATTACGCAAGAAGTCATCAAATACGTTAATCAAACTTATCCGGAGCACCCTGGTTCATTGGAGCAATTCCATTGGCCTGTGAGTCGTGAGCAAGCATTAAAAGCGCTCGATTATTTTGTTGAGTATCGACTGCGCAACTTCGGTATTTTTCAGGATGCGATGTGGACGGATACACCTTTTGGTTGGCACTCCCTGCTATCCAGCGCATTAAATCTGAAGCTGCTTAATCCCCGTGAAGTTATTGAGGCTGTTCTGAAGGCCTGGAAAAAATACGCTCTGGATCTTTCGACTATTGAAGGCTTTATTCGTCAGATTTTGGGCTGGCGTGAATTTGTGAGGGGTATGTATTACCTTGATATGCCACAGATGGCCCAAGATAATTTTTATGATCACCAGCGCTCACTCCCCAAGTGGTATTGGACCGGCGACACCCAAATGCACTGTATGAGGGATGCGATTGGTCAGACTATGGAGTATGGCTACGCTCATCATATTCAGCGCCTGATGGTTACCGGTAACTTTGGACTCTTAGCGGAGATCTTGCCTGCTGCAGTATGCGATTGGTACTTAGCGGTGTATGTTGATGCGATCGAGTGGGTGGAATTGCCCAACACCGCTGGCATGGCATTATTTGCCAATGGTGGGCGCTTTACGAGTAAGCCCTATATTGCTAGTGGCGCTTATATCAAGCGCATGAGCAATTACTGCGGCTCTTGCAAATACAAGCCGGATGTGCGCTTCGGTGAAACCGCATGCCCCGTGACCAATTTGTACTGGAATTTTTTGATTAAGCATCGCCAGCAATTTGATGGCAATCCGCGTACCCGATTGATGACTGCTAATCTAAACAAGATTAGCCCGGAGGATCAAAAACAAATTACCTTGCACGCAGATCACATTCTTAATCACTTGGATGATCTATAA
- a CDS encoding GNAT family N-acetyltransferase: MSANDPSNPSPETLQLEIRKMEPKDTEGLVQCVYRCYGSSYPNPILYDPQKMGTALNEGLLHSVIALDPKGGELIGHCALSFDEPGDPIPEAGKLLVDPGYRGHHISDRLSKVRHQEAIKLGIPGYWSACVTNHPFSQDEIIATGGYETGLLINGQPSSVHMEGLNNIAEVRHSLIPFFIPLVKNKPLEVFLPQHHHAFFESLNANLGLPRTIGDSSTKNAPSNKGSIAASSTRAGAVEYLHIRVDGYDVIDDVRDQIKQSESLQAPVIYIDIPIHHPDSVKLIEGLEDLGFFWGAWLPHFGADGDILRLQKLLDYRMDTQDIVCARPAGEACKAYVLAEQKRVGSSQDNP; encoded by the coding sequence ATGAGCGCAAACGACCCATCAAACCCCAGCCCAGAGACGCTTCAGCTTGAAATCCGCAAAATGGAGCCCAAGGATACTGAAGGCCTCGTGCAATGCGTCTATCGCTGCTATGGGTCAAGCTACCCCAACCCAATTCTGTATGACCCCCAAAAAATGGGTACCGCCCTCAATGAAGGACTACTACATTCGGTGATTGCACTTGACCCTAAGGGGGGCGAACTCATCGGTCATTGTGCTTTGAGCTTCGACGAGCCCGGTGACCCCATTCCTGAAGCCGGCAAGCTCTTGGTAGATCCTGGCTATCGCGGACACCACATCTCAGACCGGCTATCCAAAGTCAGACATCAGGAAGCAATCAAACTCGGGATCCCAGGGTATTGGTCTGCTTGTGTAACCAACCACCCCTTTAGTCAGGATGAAATCATTGCGACTGGCGGATATGAGACAGGCTTACTGATTAATGGGCAACCCAGTAGTGTTCATATGGAAGGTTTGAACAATATTGCCGAAGTGAGGCACTCACTCATTCCCTTCTTTATACCCTTGGTCAAAAATAAACCGCTTGAGGTCTTCTTACCCCAACATCATCATGCTTTTTTTGAGTCTCTCAATGCCAATTTGGGATTACCAAGGACAATAGGAGATTCTAGTACCAAGAATGCGCCAAGCAATAAAGGCAGTATCGCGGCATCTAGCACTCGTGCTGGCGCAGTTGAATATCTCCATATTCGGGTTGATGGCTACGATGTCATTGATGATGTTCGGGATCAGATTAAGCAGTCCGAATCGCTTCAAGCGCCTGTAATCTATATTGACATCCCAATTCATCATCCAGACTCAGTGAAGTTGATTGAAGGACTTGAGGACCTCGGGTTCTTCTGGGGAGCGTGGCTGCCCCACTTTGGCGCTGATGGCGATATCCTGCGCTTACAGAAGCTACTCGACTACAGAATGGATACCCAAGATATTGTCTGCGCGAGACCTGCAGGCGAAGCTTGCAAAGCCTATGTGTTAGCCGAGCAAAAGCGAGTGGGCTCAAGCCAAGACAATCCCTAA
- the selD gene encoding selenide, water dikinase SelD, which translates to MTTSTYNGRLTSLSHGGGCGCKIAPGVLSEILKSSPLANLRNIPAALLAGSDNNEDAAVYQINEHQAIVATTDFFMPIVDDPFQFGRIAATNAISDIYAMGAQPLFALALLGMPINVLPLEVIQKITAGGESVCAEAGIIVAGGHSIDSVEPIYGLVVIGIIDPKNLKRNTGSQVGDSIILSKPLGVGILSAALKKELLSERGYQEMLSLTTQLNRPGQALAQMPTIHALTDVTGFGLAGHLLEMARGANLRARIDWSSLPIVTEALKLVQQDIFTGASTRNWASYGNEVQSAGLEQWQRHLLSDPQTSGGLLIACAPDAEREVLDLLHKSGFNAAKTIGSFTSGSDLLVNT; encoded by the coding sequence ATGACCACTTCTACTTATAACGGACGTCTAACTTCTTTATCTCACGGTGGTGGCTGTGGCTGCAAAATTGCGCCCGGCGTATTAAGTGAGATTCTGAAGAGTTCTCCATTGGCTAATCTCCGAAACATTCCAGCGGCTTTGTTAGCCGGATCTGACAATAATGAAGATGCGGCCGTCTATCAAATCAATGAGCATCAAGCGATTGTGGCAACAACCGACTTTTTCATGCCGATTGTGGATGACCCTTTTCAGTTTGGACGAATTGCTGCAACAAACGCAATTTCAGATATTTATGCAATGGGCGCGCAACCCCTTTTTGCGCTTGCATTGTTAGGCATGCCTATTAATGTGCTGCCCTTAGAGGTCATTCAAAAAATCACGGCTGGCGGTGAATCGGTTTGTGCAGAGGCAGGCATTATTGTTGCAGGTGGCCACTCGATTGATTCAGTTGAGCCGATCTATGGCTTAGTAGTAATTGGAATCATCGATCCTAAAAATCTCAAGCGCAATACCGGATCTCAAGTTGGCGATAGTATTATTTTGAGTAAGCCCTTAGGCGTCGGAATTTTGTCTGCGGCACTCAAAAAAGAACTGCTATCAGAGCGGGGCTACCAAGAGATGCTTTCGCTGACCACCCAACTCAATCGTCCTGGGCAGGCTTTGGCACAAATGCCAACCATACATGCTTTAACCGATGTGACTGGCTTTGGATTAGCTGGCCACTTACTAGAAATGGCTCGTGGCGCAAACTTACGAGCCAGGATCGATTGGAGCTCACTACCTATCGTTACCGAAGCGCTTAAGCTGGTGCAGCAGGATATCTTTACCGGAGCTTCGACTCGCAACTGGGCTAGCTATGGAAATGAAGTGCAATCAGCCGGCCTGGAGCAATGGCAGCGTCATCTCTTGAGTGATCCTCAGACGAGTGGTGGATTATTAATTGCTTGTGCGCCAGATGCTGAAAGAGAAGTTTTAGATCTTCTGCACAAGTCTGGCTTTAATGCTGCCAAAACCATTGGGAGCTTCACTTCAGGAAGTGACTTGTTGGTCAATACCTAA
- a CDS encoding RMD1 family protein, translating into MPKPLNLHLPIQPAGSATDSQGQILDVPKQLSALVLNIANHIETKKLKSLPVISLAPLTVRLPSAGAAVIFRFGCVVLFAASESDREWLLELLSPFCSGMMDNFLEDSVRILIDPAHPEGPDGDDIYLKTPDLDRIKIVAEILAKSNQIDFLESRLSSEFDKIEPLALDLVDDGAFSVNTRNLMKTVGTMLLAEQRMANRGDVTDRFNSLLTNPDLVLLHARLEDEYELTERSLLIEHKLSTIGRTATTLLETMRYSSSHKVEIYILILIFIELLLSVYGYFFH; encoded by the coding sequence ATGCCTAAGCCTTTAAATCTCCATTTACCGATTCAGCCTGCTGGTTCTGCGACGGATAGTCAGGGGCAAATACTGGACGTGCCTAAGCAGTTAAGTGCATTGGTTTTGAATATTGCCAATCACATTGAGACTAAGAAGCTGAAGTCTCTACCAGTTATTTCATTGGCGCCCTTGACGGTACGCCTACCTTCGGCGGGCGCGGCAGTCATTTTTCGCTTTGGCTGTGTTGTCTTATTCGCCGCCAGTGAGAGTGATCGGGAGTGGTTGCTTGAACTTCTAAGCCCATTTTGCTCTGGCATGATGGACAACTTCTTAGAAGACTCTGTCAGAATTTTGATTGATCCAGCGCATCCCGAAGGTCCCGATGGGGATGATATTTACTTAAAAACACCGGATTTGGACCGCATCAAAATTGTGGCAGAGATCTTAGCCAAATCCAATCAAATTGATTTTTTAGAGAGTCGACTCAGTAGTGAGTTCGATAAGATTGAGCCACTAGCCTTGGACTTAGTGGATGACGGTGCGTTCTCAGTCAATACCCGTAATCTCATGAAAACCGTTGGCACCATGTTGCTCGCTGAGCAGCGCATGGCGAATCGTGGGGATGTTACCGATCGCTTTAATTCTTTGCTGACGAATCCAGATCTGGTCTTATTGCATGCCCGTCTCGAAGATGAATATGAGCTGACGGAGCGTTCTTTACTGATTGAGCATAAGTTATCTACGATTGGAAGAACTGCAACCACCTTATTAGAGACGATGCGTTACTCGAGCTCTCATAAGGTGGAGATCTACATTTTGATATTGATCTTTATAGAGCTCTTACTTTCCGTATACGGTTATTTCTTTCACTAA
- a CDS encoding DUF2237 family protein, whose product MTKEVALNVLGEPLVPCSFDPLTGFFRDGCCKTDENDLGRHLVCAVVTKAFLQFSLEKGNDLITPRPEYQFPGLVPGDQWCLCISRWSEALAANCAPQIKLESTHINALKTVPLDTLKQFEASE is encoded by the coding sequence ATGACCAAAGAAGTTGCCCTCAATGTTCTAGGAGAGCCTCTAGTACCCTGCTCTTTTGACCCCTTAACAGGGTTCTTTCGGGATGGCTGCTGCAAGACCGATGAAAACGATCTTGGTAGACATTTAGTCTGCGCTGTTGTCACCAAAGCATTCTTGCAATTTAGTCTTGAAAAAGGCAATGATCTGATTACCCCAAGACCGGAATATCAGTTTCCTGGTCTAGTTCCAGGTGATCAATGGTGTTTGTGTATTAGTCGTTGGTCGGAGGCTCTAGCAGCCAACTGCGCCCCTCAAATTAAACTCGAGAGCACACATATCAATGCGCTAAAGACTGTGCCTCTAGATACCTTAAAGCAATTTGAAGCAAGTGAGTGA
- a CDS encoding NAD(P)/FAD-dependent oxidoreductase, protein MGEMHRVVIVGGGAGGLELATKLGDRYASRNSSGKKVSVTLVDRNRTHIWKPKLHEIAAGSMDLGDQELDYIAQAHWHHFSFRLGELVNIDRSQQKIQISAFIDESGELVTPEQWIPYDTLIIAIGSLTNDFGTPGVEQYTIRLESQTDAKRFHLKMINACLRAQTQTTPLLPGQLHVAIIGAGATGVELAAELHRTTRAVISYGLDRVDPNKDLKVILVEAAPRILPALSDRISHAAENLLSDLGVEVMTNAKVEKILPQKICLTNGTEIPAELIVWAAGVKAPAFLKDFGGLETNNSNQLVVLPTLQTTRDPHIFAMGDCAACPWPEAKTGLGTIVPPRAQAAHQQASHMFKEMEGIIAGKQLRAYHYRDFGSLVSLGEYSSVGSMMGGLIGGSLMVEGLFAKLMYLSLYKLHQLALHGWVKVTLDTISRLIHRRTDSIVKLH, encoded by the coding sequence ATGGGTGAGATGCATCGGGTTGTCATCGTTGGCGGCGGCGCGGGGGGTTTAGAGCTGGCCACCAAGCTAGGTGATCGTTACGCCTCACGCAATAGCAGCGGCAAAAAAGTGAGTGTGACCCTGGTTGATCGCAACCGTACGCATATCTGGAAGCCCAAGCTGCACGAGATTGCTGCAGGCAGTATGGACCTGGGTGATCAAGAGCTCGACTATATTGCCCAAGCCCATTGGCATCATTTTTCATTCCGACTAGGAGAGCTAGTCAATATCGATCGTAGTCAGCAGAAAATTCAGATTTCGGCATTCATTGATGAGTCAGGTGAGCTGGTTACTCCGGAGCAATGGATTCCATACGACACCCTCATCATTGCGATTGGTAGTCTCACGAATGATTTTGGTACGCCGGGCGTTGAGCAATACACTATCCGTTTGGAGTCACAGACCGATGCTAAGCGCTTTCATTTAAAGATGATCAATGCCTGCTTGCGTGCTCAAACCCAGACTACACCTTTGCTACCAGGTCAGCTCCATGTGGCCATTATTGGTGCAGGTGCTACGGGGGTGGAGTTAGCCGCTGAATTGCATCGTACAACTAGAGCAGTGATCTCGTACGGTTTAGATCGTGTGGATCCCAATAAAGACCTCAAAGTGATTTTGGTTGAAGCCGCCCCCAGAATTTTGCCAGCACTCTCAGACCGTATTTCTCATGCGGCAGAAAATCTATTGAGTGATCTTGGTGTAGAGGTAATGACCAATGCTAAGGTTGAAAAAATACTACCCCAGAAAATTTGTCTTACCAATGGCACAGAAATTCCTGCTGAATTAATTGTTTGGGCTGCAGGAGTCAAGGCGCCCGCATTCTTAAAAGATTTTGGTGGGCTTGAAACTAATAATAGCAATCAACTCGTCGTACTACCTACTTTACAAACTACGCGCGATCCCCATATTTTTGCGATGGGTGACTGTGCAGCATGTCCTTGGCCAGAAGCTAAAACAGGTCTTGGCACGATCGTGCCGCCCAGAGCGCAAGCTGCTCATCAACAAGCCTCCCATATGTTTAAAGAGATGGAAGGCATCATTGCTGGTAAGCAGCTGAGAGCCTATCACTATCGTGATTTTGGCTCGCTCGTTTCTTTGGGGGAATATAGCAGTGTGGGTAGCATGATGGGAGGCTTGATCGGAGGCAGCTTGATGGTAGAGGGCCTTTTTGCCAAACTCATGTATTTAAGTCTCTATAAATTACATCAGCTGGCGCTCCATGGTTGGGTGAAGGTAACCCTCGATACGATCAGTAGATTGATCCACCGTCGTACTGATTCGATTGTCAAATTACATTAG
- a CDS encoding DUF2256 domain-containing protein, whose amino-acid sequence MSTSFKGNKSFLPSKICVVCKKEMTWRKSWAKNWEEVKYCSEACKKKKPSNR is encoded by the coding sequence ATGAGCACATCTTTTAAAGGTAATAAATCCTTTCTACCCAGCAAGATCTGCGTGGTGTGCAAGAAAGAAATGACTTGGAGAAAATCCTGGGCTAAGAATTGGGAGGAGGTGAAGTATTGCTCTGAGGCGTGTAAAAAGAAAAAGCCCAGCAATCGCTAG
- a CDS encoding DUF2461 domain-containing protein — MTSQFLGFKPEALQLLEALTENQNRVWFAEHREEYEQYVREPMKAFTEALSEALAKRDIPLWGDPKKSLYRINRDARFSNAKHPYNMHASGLFTRTGDKHSSGVLYFRLDPLGSRVAAGYLQPESHVLKKLRLGIVNHPQAWLAIEKTLKKKGYALDYSHSLARIPRGIEDIPSEVESAVKLKGWIVRKQLPRSSICSKALLKEVASFASDLLPLLSFGWHALEAAP; from the coding sequence ATGACTTCCCAATTTTTGGGTTTCAAACCCGAAGCGCTTCAGCTTTTAGAGGCGCTAACTGAAAATCAAAATCGTGTCTGGTTCGCTGAGCATCGTGAAGAATATGAGCAGTATGTTCGTGAACCTATGAAAGCATTTACTGAAGCACTTTCTGAGGCACTCGCAAAAAGAGATATTCCACTCTGGGGAGACCCCAAAAAATCCTTGTACCGGATTAACCGTGATGCCAGGTTCTCCAATGCTAAGCATCCCTACAATATGCACGCCAGCGGCTTATTTACACGAACTGGTGATAAGCATTCATCAGGCGTTTTATATTTTCGTCTTGATCCTTTGGGTAGCAGAGTTGCGGCAGGATATCTACAGCCTGAAAGTCATGTGCTCAAAAAATTACGTTTAGGAATTGTGAATCATCCGCAGGCTTGGCTAGCAATTGAGAAGACCTTGAAGAAAAAAGGCTACGCCTTAGATTATTCCCATAGCCTGGCTCGTATTCCTCGGGGTATCGAAGATATTCCAAGTGAAGTGGAAAGTGCTGTCAAGCTTAAAGGCTGGATTGTGCGCAAACAATTACCACGCTCAAGTATTTGCTCCAAAGCGCTCTTAAAAGAGGTCGCCAGCTTTGCTTCAGATCTGTTACCCCTTCTGAGTTTTGGATGGCATGCCTTAGAGGCGGCGCCGTAA